GTAATTGCTCCTCAGGCTTTTGTTTTAAGCTCATTAAGTTCCAATGATATTATCATCAACAATAAAAAAATACACTTTATCAATTCAACAGATCCCCTTGGGAACATATTTCCAGGTGAGGTGACAGGCAATTACTCACTTGCGCCATTCATTGCAGAAGCATCTTCCAGTAGCATAGTAGCTGCTGTTTACGATGATCAAAGGCTGAAGTTTATTCATCCGTTATCTACGAATGTTATGGCAGAGTTTAGGTCTCCAGCGGCAACTACACAACCATTTGACCTCACTAACATTGGTAAAACGTTGATTGACATGGACAGAGGTTTTCAAAGCTATACATTGAGTTTCTTTAAAGACGTTACAGGTAGTGGAAGATGGCTATACGTGACGAATTTTAACAAAACAGATGATGGCCTGATGGCTGTTGCAAGATATGATATGACAACACTTCCAAATATCTCCAATGCCACGATATTTAGATCTAGCGAATATGGAAATGTAGTTTATTATGCCACTCCACACGACGTTTATGTGTATAATTTCGATTCCTCAATAGCGACATTTAAAGGGTATACTTTTCCTACCGCCGAAACGATTACAAGCATGAAAATATTCAAACCAAAGCCAAACAGCTCCTTATCAGCTACTGATGGCACTATTCTTTATGTGGCAACCTGGGATGGAAGTACTGGACGAGTTTATGAATTAAGCATTAACCGAAGTGGTGGTGATTCACCAGTATTACTCCTAAATAAATTTGAAGGCTTTGGAAAAGTTGTTGACATGGCTTCCAAAGGCGGTGGTAACTAATAAATAAACACACACAAATGAAACCATCATGATTTTTCAAACCACACAATAAGATGAATAAATCTGATGGCTTCATCACAATTCAAAACTAATTTATACCGATGAAAAAACTAACCTTTGCAAGCATCTTTATGATGCTTGCAATTACAACCCTATCCCTGTTTGCACAGGACAAAAACTTTAAATTAAGTACTGAAAAGCCTGTTGCAGGTGAACAGGTAGGCGTTACCTACAACCCAAAAGGTACTGTTCTGGAAGGGAAGAAGAACATTACTGCTACGGTGTACCAGTTTTGCGATTACCAATGGAAAAAGAACGACATCACACTGGAG
The Pedobacter sp. MC2016-14 DNA segment above includes these coding regions:
- a CDS encoding PKD-like family lipoprotein; the protein is MRTKIYKKIGIIAIAMLIFMTYSCKKDLGNYDYINTEVPQIDTTKVPLSYSVERYATIKITPTGIRYAAADTSRLTYKWLIYKVIVGTTTEIPVPIKISSTRNLNVKLDYPIGPYKLELIVTDPKNSLTSNIIFDLAITPNISTGYGLLVLHTKNNVSDVDFLLTKNAVPTATTDRWYKNIYSQVQGQSIFGEPRFIAASRRAFTTENWVTIGTSTHLTRVNGVDFSYMREDAGMFLRPGTVIAPQAFVLSSLSSNDIIINNKKIHFINSTDPLGNIFPGEVTGNYSLAPFIAEASSSSIVAAVYDDQRLKFIHPLSTNVMAEFRSPAATTQPFDLTNIGKTLIDMDRGFQSYTLSFFKDVTGSGRWLYVTNFNKTDDGLMAVARYDMTTLPNISNATIFRSSEYGNVVYYATPHDVYVYNFDSSIATFKGYTFPTAETITSMKIFKPKPNSSLSATDGTILYVATWDGSTGRVYELSINRSGGDSPVLLLNKFEGFGKVVDMASKGGGN